A window of Kineococcus sp. NBC_00420 genomic DNA:
CCCGCAACGGCACGCACTCGAACGACTCCGGCGCCAGACGCCGGATGAGTTCCCGGGCCGGACTGTCGGCGGCCAGCACCCGGAGGATCTCGGCCGTCGCGCCCCGGGTGACGCCCGCCGGGCGCGCGCTCCGCCAGACCCGGTACAGGTAGGAGTCCTGGGCCAGCGCGGAGAGCCGGGTGTCGCGGTAGGCGAGGACGACGTCGCGCAGCGCCGGGTCCACGTGGTGGCAGCCGACGTCGCGCAGCCCGCCCTGCTCGTCGACCAGCGTCACCAGGCACCAGTCGGCGACCGCCGGGACGAGGTGCTGGGCCAGGCGGGCCACCGCCTCCTGGACGTCGAGGGTCGCCGTGAGGTCCTCGCTGACGGTCACGATGAGGCGCAGCCGCTCGGCCGCCGCGGCCGCCGCCGCGTGCGCGGCCTCGAGCTCCCTGCGCGCCCGCCGACCGGCGGTGACGTCGAGGAAGTAGACGGAGACGCCGTCCGGGTCCGGCCACGCGCGCACCTCGAACCAGGCGTCCAGCGGGGGCGGGTAGTAGGCCTCGAAGGTCGCCGGCTCACCGGTCGCCGCGACCCCGCGGTAGTGCGTCTCGAACGGCGACCCCACCGCGTCGGGGAAGAGCTCCCACACGCTGCCGCCGAGCAGCTCCTGCCGCGGGCGGCCCAGGACACGCTCGGCCTCGGCGTTGACGTAGCTGAAGCGGAAGTCCCGGTCCAGGGAGAAGAACGCGGACGCCATCGACTCCAGCACCCGCGCGACCCGCGCGTCGTCGGTGCGGGTGGCGGTGGTGTCGTAGGCCGCGCCGAGGAGCCGGACGCTGCGGCCGGACTCGTCGGCCAGCGCCTGCCCCCGGGCCCGCACCCAGCGGGTGGTGCCGTCGGGGCGCACGACCCGGTACTCGGCCTCGAAGGGGCCGCACTCCTCGATCGCCCGCTGCAGCGCCGCCCCGACCCGCGGCAGGTCGTCGGGGTGCAGCCGCGCGTTGAACGCCTCGATGTCGCGGCCGAAGTCGTCGGCGGCGTACCCGAACATCTCGAGCAGCCGCTCGTCCCAGCGCAGCTCCCCGGTGGCGAGGTCCCAGTCGAACGTGCCGATCCCCCCGGCGGCGACGGCGAGCTCCGAGCGCACCCGGGCGGCCTCGAAGTCGACCGCGAGCGCCGTGAGCTCGAGCTCGGTGACCGCGGCGGCGGCCAGGTCGCCCAGCACGGCGACGTCGGTCTCGCTCCAGTCCCGGGCCTGCGGACCGAAGACGCACAGCGCGCCGACGACGAAGCCGTCCTGCCCGCGCATCGGGACCCCGAGGTAGGCGCGCACGTCGCCGGAGGTGACCGACGGCAGCTGCGCGACGCGGTCGTCGGCGCTCGCGTCGGTCACGACGAGCGGCTCCCCCGCCGTGGCCGTGACGGAGCACAACGAGTCCGCCAGCGCCGTCACGCCGCGATCCTGCGCGTCGAGACCCGCTGCGGCGGAGATCGTCTGGACGTCGGAGAGGAGCGACACCTGGGCGGCCGGGGCGCCCAGCAGGCGCGCCGCGAGTTCGGCGAGCCGGTCCAGGGCCGGGTTCGCCGTCGTGGTCACCAGCCGTCGCGCCGACCGCAGCCGGGCGGTGTCGGTCTCGAGAGCGGCCAGCGCCCGTCCGTCCTCGTTCACCGACGTCGACCCCTCCACCTGACGGGCGGCGGACGCGCACCCTCCGCCCGATCGTCGCACGCGTCCTGCCCACCACGGACGGGTGGCGTGTGGAACGGTGGGGTGGGGGACGTCGGTCGAGCAGCGGCCGGGGGCTCCGTCGCAGGACGAGGTCGGACCGTGTCCCAGCACCCCCCGCACTCCCGGCCCACCACCGACGACCCGCCGGGTGACCTGAGTCCGCTGCAGGTCGCCGTCGGTCGG
This region includes:
- a CDS encoding SpoIIE family protein phosphatase — encoded protein: MNEDGRALAALETDTARLRSARRLVTTTANPALDRLAELAARLLGAPAAQVSLLSDVQTISAAAGLDAQDRGVTALADSLCSVTATAGEPLVVTDASADDRVAQLPSVTSGDVRAYLGVPMRGQDGFVVGALCVFGPQARDWSETDVAVLGDLAAAAVTELELTALAVDFEAARVRSELAVAAGGIGTFDWDLATGELRWDERLLEMFGYAADDFGRDIEAFNARLHPDDLPRVGAALQRAIEECGPFEAEYRVVRPDGTTRWVRARGQALADESGRSVRLLGAAYDTTATRTDDARVARVLESMASAFFSLDRDFRFSYVNAEAERVLGRPRQELLGGSVWELFPDAVGSPFETHYRGVAATGEPATFEAYYPPPLDAWFEVRAWPDPDGVSVYFLDVTAGRRARRELEAAHAAAAAAAERLRLIVTVSEDLTATLDVQEAVARLAQHLVPAVADWCLVTLVDEQGGLRDVGCHHVDPALRDVVLAYRDTRLSALAQDSYLYRVWRSARPAGVTRGATAEILRVLAADSPARELIRRLAPESFECVPLRARGRTVGLITLFHGVERGELGAEDLLLATEIADRAGLALDNARLYEAQHRMAEALQRSLLTSPVEPDHVQIVVRYQPAAHAAEVGGDWYDAFLTPDGATVLVIGDVMGHDITAAAGMSQVRSLLRGIAYTTGASPAGVLSGLDAAMAGLAVDTTATVVVGRLEQTEDERHRDITRFRWANAGHPAPVLLTPDGTVSSLASLPAQLLLGIDPSTSRADAAITVDRGSTILMFTDGLVERRDRSLDEGLLRLREAVADLAAATLDELVDGVLERMLPGEHEDDVALVAVRLHRLDGARPAEAGPERTPPATPPVPR